The Vespula vulgaris chromosome 2, iyVesVulg1.1, whole genome shotgun sequence genome has a segment encoding these proteins:
- the LOC127061492 gene encoding protein furry isoform X6: MLPESEKNIDNMIEGGDTQSSTTNDPHTEVSESRIVHSEGLHEGISESISQTNPETGQELLTVHGATQGESSDAVSIHTASTSASGNESSSSRVSAITVILPWGAQKETVRPQQIGDMDLSPGEFVMRTSFAKFTAQAEKKMEAVMTEHEKALSKILQRGEDPQFDQLLSAFGSVAEHCLPSILRALFNWYERQLGDKGSDQKKPAAGKEDQKGKSIMYTIVSGSVETVERSEADLLQERRDLAVEFIFCLMLIEVLRQLPFHPGHEDLVTYIENIAFKHFKYREGIQNEPNAANIHIIADLYAEVIGVLAQSRFMSVRKRFMVELKELRAKEPGPHTTQSIISLLMGMKFFRVKMVPIEEFEASFQFMQECAQYFLEVKDKDVKHALAGLFVEILVPVAAAVKNEVNVPCLKNFVEMLYSTTLDMCTKSKHRLALFPLVTCLLCVSQKTFFLQNWHYFLAMCLSQLKNRDPKMCRVALEALYRLLWVYMIRVKCESNSATQSRLQSIVNSLFPKGSKAVVPRDTPLNIFVKIIQFIAQERLDFAMREIVFDLLSVGRPVKIILTPERMSIGLRAFLVVADSLQQKEGEPPMPRTMGVLPSGNTVRVKKTFLNKMLTEDTARSIGMSSYFPHVRRVFVDILRALDVHYGRPLMMTSTQNMNKEPDEMITGERKPRIDLFRTCVAAVPRLIPDGMTGAELVDLLSRLTVHMDEELRGLAYQSLQTLALDFPDWRQDVVLGFTQFLARDVQDTFPQLVDNGLRMLLQLLTSWKNALISPNIRLKEQTVENARSNIRPNVDTTIKRSESGQKVEPISCVFHLVEGFALVMLCNCRLYPRRLAVHILRELKFLLKILGTPDDDQPVIDVIDACCPTVLEKCYHMLPPAEKAAAASTFNIDLQWIADRSSCVWTAGFHDENSTKSSSSLNLNGADPWGTCLFAFLEKDRVLTQCSNAVAHSWPIVFTRINSLFSVVDPTPVNDNRASLLRSSTTVRKPVNERDVYMHVWKNYLTFGYRVVPPVPSPVVRCASPDLSLSGQHTVEFGVLCMSKELSQSLENLGGAQTLPGRFSVPSISGIYIRHKRTSSSPDSLSAERGDNKSPGTNASPAALYKLTVPLLRCEAIDVRDAAVQAIGKVNADALKDLMEELVPYIREAVDRKQENMRRRRRRDALRLQLVRVLELIAEYGTFGICPAVLDRETQSLHPTFVEYIDGARIYLENETDKEAPAVRDIKLHFCNFIRKMIESFSLETCHSLLKRDLRRNLFMLFASWAGPYGRPLTTVSSLHEEEKTCTELQLSALQAMSGLLCCGPCFNPQSLSEEGAILYQWLDLLLASKDEKIYALARETVVLLLEGNPDIGALLDWVVDRCYTGAPHVADGCFLALATIFSAREYPCDHYTSIINVTLMNTGCPRAPVHDEALQLLQLLDQRFFGNVGPLPATEPETGQEDLAASSTATASGAVQQSNPTAGVSSSGTIRGGTLDVLLSTTYCRSQMYLSRQLAQLHPELTMPMFSEITHRFQTARREVRQLLLQYLLPWLHNMELVDPNVPPPSNPLSYYQYYASEMTRGGARREGWGSAEATEMVLNNLFYITAKFSDEHPKDIEELWATLCGCWPNNLKVIIRYLIIVSGMAPQELLSYAKRVVLYLARARPDRLVDEMMTELQTVETLNCLIERTETPPFYRLTSMRKASSHSDAPTADPANPPRDLGVEKGTIHTKRHSGEDPVKTGSKSDTALRALAGFQTPRTEKTRTASGPPVLPDDLSTPTTEVELTTDESCYIARPVGMSGKTQCIGEKFDIPQPHPLPMPEYGGYFAPLTEYLPDSSQPISGFHRCNIAVMLLTDVVVDGVQVDWAIHVPLMLHIVFLGLDHSRPLVRDHCRCLLLNLLVVLGDHRDHLGVARILLASKTKQLGLGLPTPALPVLEHNFTEVDPEFDSYLYGPPTVPPPTTPPHSSSPPPSCTPPPPPPPPPPLPPPSFTESSASFSAPPPPPPPPPPPSLLSSANGTPTHSPVPISMSTTPISMNHVFQQLVDNCKDYGGPHSYDSTVCNSWPPTSGTSTTVPPVIVTPEDSNNWVGPQPGPNMPIQDVIKSLINFLASRINQPLWNYEDMTAKVWWVRSAEQLTVLLRHVLRVFRDSLPHALVSQRWAQIALQLGLSCSSRHYAGRSLQVFRALRVPITSRMLSDILSRLVETVAEQGEDMQGYVTELLLTLEAAVDSLESDFRPLDFMKEIFKSTPNLNNKDPVSGIVIGGKRSPGVNGCPTGPQILSHLNQVGHTRSTSYSVSYCMKKSSGGNTAVSELKELDNRGGCNKYPNSNLSRSRSAQSLKLLGDSATQDDKMTILAQLFWLSVSLLESDYEHEFLLALRLLSRVLHRLPLDRPDARDKVEKLQQQLRWNSFPGVHALLLKGCTSPNTYEPVVTLLSQFTPLLDLPVVDPTQSLAFPMNVVSLLPYMLLHYEDANELCIRSAENIAQVSAEKGKKLENLGTVMTLYSRRTFSKESFQWTKCVVKYLYDTYAHLSFDMLAFLVEVLEKGPGSVALPVLSIIHCILHYVDLASQAAQPINTELLQVISKYVEGPHWKEALKILKLVVTRSSTLVAPPTSMHVSSWESSLASPHPSFTDTEIFTKKELPGRTMDFTFDLSQTPVIGRRWLIRQGNEEKSSGSPRCSMSLSPAESTAVSGWKRPWMSQGRVRECLVNLLTTCGQRVGLPKSPSDEHISSMTLYSKVKGFYKYNLHLKVKKIVQMSRKKIISQSNVHA; encoded by the exons ATGTTACctgaaagtgaaaaaaatatagacaaCATGATAGAAG GGGGGGATACGCAATCCAGTACAACAAATGATCCACATACTG AAGTTTCAGAATCTAGAATTGTACATAGTGAGGGATTACATGAAGGTATATCTGAATCGATATCCCAAACTAATCCTGAAACTGGTCAGGAACTACTCACAGTTCATGGGGCAACGCAAGGAGAAAGTAGTGATGCAGTTAGTATTCATACTGCTAGTACATCAGCATCTGGCAATG AATCCAGTTCTAGTAGAGTAAGTGCAATAACAGTTATACTACCTTGGGGTGCTCAAAAAGAAACAGTAAGGCCCCAACAAATTGGAGATATGGATTTAAGCCCTGGAGAATTTGTAATGCGTACTTCATTTGCTAAATTCACTGCACaagcagagaaaaaaatggaagctGTGATGACAGAACAT gAAAAAGCActatcaaaaatattacaaagagGAGAGGATCCACAATTTGATCAGCTTTTATCAGCATTTGGATCAGTTGCAGAGCATTGTTTACCTTCTATTTTACGTGCATTATTTAATTGGTATGAAAGACAATTAGGTGATAAAGGTAGTGATCAAAAGAAACCTGCTGCTGGAAAAGAAGATCAAAAGGGCAAAAg TATTATGTATACGATCGTATCAGGAAGTGTAGAGACAGTAGAAAGAAGTGAAGCAGATCTACTTCAAGAACGCAGAGATCTTGCtgttgaatttatattttgtttgatGTTAATTGAAGTATTGCGACAATTGCCATTTCATCCAGGTCATGAAGATTTAGTAACATATATTGAGAATATTgcttttaaacattttaaatatagaGAAGG gATACAAAATGAACCCAATGCtgcaaatatacatattattgcCGATCTCTATGCGGAAGTAATAGGAGTTTTAGCACAGTCGCGATTTATGTCTGTCAGAAAACGTTTTATGgtagaattaaaagaattacGTGCTAAGGAACCTGGACCTCATACTACACaaagtattatttctttattaatgggaatgaaattttttagaGTTAAG ATGGTACCAATAGAAGAATTTGAAGCATCTTTCCAATTTATGCAAGAATGTGCACAGTACTTCTTAGAagtgaaagataaagatgtAAAACATGCTTTAGCTGGTTTATTTGTTGAAATATTGGTACCAGTTGCTGCT GCTGTGAAAAATGAAGTCAATGTACCTTGTTTGAAAAACTTTGTTGAAATGTTATATTCTACAACCTTAGATATGTGTACTAAATCTAAGCACAGATTGGCATTATTTCCTCTTGTAACATGTTTGTTATGCGTTAGTCAAAAGACATTCTTTTTACAAAACTGGCACTATTTTTTGGCTATGTGTCTTTCTCAATTGAAGAATAGAGATCCTAAAATGTGCAGAGTTGCATTAG AGGCTTTATATCGATTACTTTGGGTATATATGATACGCGTTAAATGTGAAAGTAATTCAGCCACACAAAGCAGACTACAAAGTATAGTGAATTCTTTGTTTCCCAAAGGATCTAAGGCAGTAGTACCTAGGGACACACCTTTGAATATATTTGTGAagattatacaatttattgcACAAGAAAGACTTGATTTTGCAATGAGGGAGATAGTATTTGATTTATTGTCTGTTGGAAGAccagtaaaaattattttaacaccCGAAAGAATGAGTATCGGATTACGAGCATTTTTAGTAGTGGCAGATAGTCTTCAACAAAAAGAAGGCGAACCACCTATGCCAAGAACTATGGGTGTATTACCCAGCGGAAATACAGTTCGcgtaaaaaaaacttttctaaACAAG ATGTTAACAGAAGATACAGCTAGGAGTATCGGAATGTCCTCGTATTTTCCACACGTACGTAGAGTGTTCGTTGACATTTTACGTGCTTTAGATGTTCATTACGGTCGTCCGTTGATGATGACAAGTACCcaaaatatgaataaagaaCCAGACGAAATGATTACGGGTGAACGTAAGCCTAGAATAGATCTTTTTCGTACGTGCGTTGCTGCAGTGCCTCGTTTGATACCTGACGGAATGACCGGAGCGGAGCTAGTTGATTTATTGTCACGTTTAACTGTACACATGGACGAAGAACTTCGCGGATTGGCATATCAAAGCTTACAGACTCTAGCATTGGATTTTCCTGACTGGAGACAAGACGTTGTTCTAGGGTTCACACAATTTCTTGCCAGAGACGTTCAAGATACTTTTCCTCAACTTGTTGACAATGGTTTGAGAATGTTGTTACAACTTCTTACAAGCTGGAAGAATGCACTTATTAGTCCTAATATAAGATTGAAAGAGCAAACAGTGGAGAATGCAAGATCGAATATACGGCCGAACGTAGATACGACTATAAAAAGAAGCGAATCCGGACAA aaagtaGAACCAATATCGTGCGTTTTTCATCTGGTAGAAGGATTTGCATTGGTGATGCTTTGCAATTGTCGACTTTATCCTCGACGATTGGCTGTACATATACTTCGtgaattaaaattcttattaaaaatattag gaACTCCCGATGACGATCAACCTGTTATCGATGTGATAGACGCTTGTTGTCCAACTGTGttagaaaaatgttatcaTATGTTACCACCAGCAGAAAAAGCAGCTGCTGCTTCTACATTTAATATTGATCTTCAATGGATAGCTGATAGAAGTAGTTGCGTATGGACAGCAG GATTTCACGATGAAAACAGTACAAaaagttcttcttctttgaattTAAATGGGGCTGATCCATGGGGGACCTGTCTATTTGCATTTTTGGAAAAGGACAGAGTACTTACTCAATGTTCCAATGCCGTTGCTCATTCTTGGCCTATTGTTTTTACAAGAATAAATTCTCTATTTTCGGTAGTCGATCCTAC ACCTGTCAATGATAACAGAGCTTCTCTTTTACGAAGCTCTACTACGGTACGAAAGCCAGTAAATGAAAGAGATGTCTACATGCACGtttggaaaaattatttgactTTCGGATACAGAGTTGTACCACCTGTTCCAAGCCCTGTTGTTCGTTGTGCCAGTCCAGATCTCAGTCTCAG TGGTCAGCATACGGTGGAGTTTGGTGTGTTGTGCATGAGTAAGGAGTTGAGTCAGAGCCTGGAGAACCTCGGTGGGGCGCAGACCCTGCCGGGCCGGTTCTCAGTTCCGTCCATTTCCGGCATCTACATCAGGCATAAGCGGACCAG CTCTTCACCGGATAGTCTTTCCGCCGAAAGAGGTGACAACAAGTCACCAGGAACAAACGCGAGCCCCGCGGCTCTGTACAAATTAACGGTGCCTCTTTTGCGATGCGAGGCAATCGATGTTAGAGACGCTGCTGTACAAGCTATCGGTAAAGTGAATGCCGATGCTTTGAA agATTTGATGGAAGAATTAGTTCCCTATATACGTGAAGCTGTAGATCGCAAACAAGAAAACATGAGACGTAGAAGACGAAGGGATGCACTCAGATTGCAGTTAGTTCGGGTTTTAGAATTGATTGCTGAATATGGAACATTTGGAATTTG TCCCGCCGTTTTAGATCGCGAAACACAATCTCTTCATCCAACATTTGTTGAGTATATAGACGGAGCGcgtatttatttagaaaatgaaacCGATAAAGAAGCTCCAGCAgtaagagatattaaattacacttttgtaattttataagaaagatGATAGAAAGTTTTTCGT tGGAAACATGTCACAGTTTATTGAAGAGGGATTTAAGgcgaaatttatttatgctCTTTGCTAGTTGGGCTGGACCTTATGGTAGACCTCTTACGACTGTATCGTCTTtgcacgaagaagaaaagacatGTACGGAATTACAACTTTCAGCATTACAAGCTATGAGCGGTTTATTATGTTGTGGACCGTGTTTCAACCCGCAATCACTTTCTGAAGAGGGTGCGATATTATATCAATggttagatttattattagcTAGTAAGGATGAAAAG ATTTATGCCTTGGCTCGTGAAACAGTTGTTCTATTATTGGAAGGAAATCCTGATATTGGTGCACTTCTTGATTGGGTAGTCGATAGATGTTATACAGGCGCCCCGCACGTGGCTGATGGTTGTTTCCTCGCATTAGCAACAATATTTAGCGCAAG GGAATATCCTTGTGATCATTATACAAGTATCATTAACGTAACTTTAATGAATACTGGTTGTCCTCGTGCACCGGTTCACGACGAGGCTCTTCAACTCCTTCAGCTATTAGATCAAAGATTCTTTGGAAACGTGGGACCATTGCCGGCCACAGAACCCGAAACTG gTCAGGAGGATTTAGCGGCAAGCTCGACCGCTACTGCTTCAGGAGCAGTTCAACAATCGAATCCCACGGCAGGTGTATCTTCAAGTGGCACTATTCGAGGTGGTACCCTTGATGTTTTACTTTCAACTACTTATTGTCGCAGTCAAATGTATCTGTCACGTCAACTGGCCCAATTGCATCCAGAATTGACGATGCCTATGTTCAGCG AGATCACGCACAGATTTCAAACAGCACGCCGTGAAGTTCGACAACTGTTGCTTCAGTATTTACTACCTTGGCTACATAACATGGAATTAGTCGATCCCAACGTGCCACCCCCATCAAATCCTTTAAGTTATTATCag TATTACGCGAGTGAAATGACACGAGGTGGAGCACGCAGAGAAGGATGGGGTAGCGCAGAGGCGACAGAAATGGTACTCAATAACTTGTTCTACATTACGGCAAAG ttttccgATGAACATCCTAAAGATATCGAAGAATTATGGGCTACACTTTGTGGTTGTTGGCCAAACAATCTCAAAGTAATTATACGTTATCTTATAATTGTCTCGGGTATGGCTCCTCAAGAGTTACTTTCCTAC GCTAAACGAGTGGTTCTCTACTTGGCCAGAGCACGACCTGATCGTCTCGTAGATGAAATGATGACTGAATTACAAACTGTCGAAACTCTTAATTGTTTGATCGAGCGTACAGAAACACCACCTTTTTATCGGCTAACCAGCATGCGTAAGGCTTCGTCTCACAGCGATGCACCTACCGCGGATCCTGCTAATCCTCCGCGAGATTTGGGAGTTGAAAAAGGTACCATTCATACTAAACGACATTCTGGCGAGGATCCCGTTAAAACTGG ttCCAAGTCCGATACTGCGTTACGTGCTCTCGCTGGATTTCAAACCCCAAGGACAGAAAAAACTAGGACAGCAAGTGGGCCGCCAGTTCTTCCGGACGATTTGTCGACTCCTACGACGGAAGTCGAA CTAACTACAGACGAGTCTTGTTATATCGCACGACCAGTGGGTATGAGTGGTAAGACTCAATGCATTGgtgaaaaatttgatataccACAACCCCACCCATTGCCAATGCCAGAATACGGCGGATATTTTGCACCTTTAACCGAATACCTCCCTGATAGTTCGCAGCCTATAAGTGGCTTTCATAG ATGCAACATAGCAGTCATGCTGCTCACCGACGTTGTTGTAGATGGAGTGCAAGTTGACTGGGCGATTCACGTCCCTTTGATGTTGCATATTGTCTTTTTGGGTTTGGATCATTCGAGACCACTCGTAAGAGATCACTGTCGCTGTCTTCTATTAAATCTACTAGTCGTTCTCGGTGATCATAGAGATCATCTTGGGGTGGCAAGGATTTTACTTGCCTCAAAGACCAAACAATTAGGTTTAGGTCTTCCTACCCCAGCTTTACCAGTTTTGGAACATAATTTCACCGAAGTCGATCCAGAATTTGACAGTTACCTGTATGGACCACCGACAGTACCTCCACCCACCACACCACCACACTCTTCTTCACCTCCTCCGTCTTGTACACCACccccaccacctccacctccaccaccgcTACCACCTCCTTCATTTACGGAGTCATCTGCGTCTTTTTCTgcaccacctcctccaccaccaccacctccccCACCGTCTTTATTGTCCTCAGCGAATGGTACACCTACTCATTCACCCGTTCCTATATCCATGTCCACTACTCCAATATCCATGAATCACGTATTTCAGCAACTCGTAGACAATTGCAAAGATTATGGGGGCCCTCATTCCTATG ATTCTACAGTGTGCAATAGTTGGCCACCAACGTCAGGTACAAGCACAACGGTACCACCTGTGATAGTTACTCCAGAGGACAGTAATAATTGGGTTGGACCTCAACCTGGTCCGAACATGCCTATTCAAGATGTTATCAAATCTTTGATTAACTTTCTTGCATCTAG AATAAATCAACCTTTATGGAACTATGAGGACATGACAGCTAAAGTATGGTGGGTTCGTAGTGCCGAGCAACTTACGGTATTATTACGACACGTTTTAAGAGTGTTTAGAGATTCTTTGCCTCATGCATTAGTAAGCCAAAGATGGGCTCAAATTGCCTTACAATTGGGATTGTCCTGTTCGTCAAGACACTATGCTGGACGATCTCTTCAAGTGTTCCGTGCGTTACGTGTTCCTATTACATCGCGCATGCTTTCCGATATTTTATCTAGATTGGTTGAAACGGTTGCTGAACAAGGCGAAGACATGCAG GGCTACGTGACAGAATTACTTTTAACTTTGGAAGCAGCAGTTGATTCTTTAGAATCAGATTTTAGACCTTTagattttatgaaagaaatatttaaatccacgccaaatttaaataacaagGATCCCGTATCTGGTATAGTGATCGGAGGAAAACGTAGTCCTGGAGTAAATGGTTGTCCCACAGGACCACAAATTCTTTCTCACTTAAATCAAGTTGGACATACAAGAAGCACTAGTTATTCTGTTAGTTACTGTATGAAAAAATCCAGTGGTGGAAATACAGCCGTGAGCGAATTGAAAG aattaGATAACAGAGGGGGTTGTAACAAATATCCGAATTCTAATCTTTCGAGATCAAGATCAGCACAGTCTTTGAAATTATTAGGGGATTCTGCGACCCAAGACGATAAGATGACAATTTTAGCACAGCTATTTTGGCTATCGGTTTCACTTTTGGAATCGGACTATGAACATGAATTTCTTCTCGCTTTGAGATTACTAAGTCGAGTACTTCATAGGTTACCCTTGGATCGTCCAGATGCTAGAGATAAAGTTGAAAAATTACAACAACAATTAAGATGGAACTCTTTTCCTGGAGTACACGCACTTCTGTTGAAGGGATGTACGAGTCCAAATACATACGAACCAGTCGTAACATTACTTTCACAGTTTACTCCGTTACTGGATTTACCGGTGGTTGATCCCACTCAAAGTTTAGCTTTTCCAATGAATGTGGTTTCTTTACTTCCATACATGCTGTTGCATTATGAAGATGCAAATGAGTTGTGTATCAGAAGTGCAGAAAATATAGCACaa GTAAGTgcagaaaaagggaagaaactAGAAAATTTGGGCACTGTCATGACTTTGTATAGTCGTCGTACATTCAGTAAAGAAAGCTTTCAATGGACTAAGTGTGTTGTTAAATATCTTTACGATACGTATGCTCATTTGAGCTTTGACATGTTAGCCTTCCTGGTCGAGGTATTAGAAAAAGGTCCAGGAAGTGTTGCGTTACCTGTGCTCAGTATCATACACTGTATATTGCATTATGTTGATCTCGCATCGCAAGCAGCTCAACCAATTAACACTGAACTCTTGCAAGTTATTTCAAAATACGTTGAA ggACCTCACTGGAAGGAAGcacttaaaattttaaaactcGTTGTAACAAGATCCTCGACTTTAGTTGCACCACCGACATCAATGCATGTATCATCATGGGAATCATCTTTGGCATCACCACATCCAAGCTTTACGGACACGGAAATATTTACTAAAAAAGAGTTACCTG GCCGGACAATGGATTTTACATTTGATCTTTCTCAAACACCTGTGATTGGAAGAAGATGGTTGATACGACAGGGTAACGAAGAAAAGTCTTCGGGTTCACCGCGATGTTCAATGTCTCTTTCACCGGCAGAGAGTACTGCCGTTTCTGGATGGAAAAGGCCTTGGATGTCACAG GGTCGTGTTAGAGAATGCTTGGTGAACTTGTTAACAACGTGCGGACAAAGGGTAGGATTACCGAAGAGCCCATCG GATGAACACATTAGTTCAATGACATTATATAGCAAGGTAAAaggtttttataaatacaatttgcacctaaaagtgaaaaagatcGTTCAGATgtcacgaaaaaaaattataagtcAATCAAACGTACACGCTTGA